The following are encoded in a window of Rubellicoccus peritrichatus genomic DNA:
- a CDS encoding DMT family transporter, which yields MLAGATLGVMSGVFMGLLGIISKLGAAYHINAFQVVFAQMSLVTIVMGGYILLRHGLAGFRLQRPGLYLIRTSAGTTYFCAFYLALKGMPITDVLVLESTSPFFALIIMTVMERKRLSPATLGVLTVAFVGVCLILLHHSEKALFNPYALLALLTGLARGIGALSTRALTQVEPIERILFYYPLGTLTFASLTFFWTWPTGSLDQGWPYLLLIGVLFIPLGLSWSMANKFIPSYLAGALFYSSIIVAAIADNTIWDVNFTPKVITGIVLVIAAGAGLTALEALNNRKNHQAG from the coding sequence ATGTTGGCCGGCGCCACTCTCGGAGTGATGAGTGGCGTCTTCATGGGCTTGCTGGGAATCATCAGCAAGCTTGGAGCGGCATACCATATCAACGCATTCCAGGTGGTGTTCGCACAGATGTCCCTCGTCACCATCGTCATGGGAGGCTACATACTGCTGCGTCACGGCCTTGCCGGCTTCCGACTTCAGCGTCCTGGTCTTTATTTGATCCGAACCAGTGCGGGGACTACCTACTTCTGCGCATTCTATCTCGCCTTGAAGGGTATGCCGATAACTGACGTCCTGGTGTTGGAAAGCACCAGCCCATTCTTCGCCTTGATCATCATGACAGTGATGGAGCGCAAGCGTCTTTCTCCAGCAACGTTAGGCGTCCTGACTGTAGCCTTTGTCGGAGTCTGCCTGATCTTGCTCCACCATTCCGAGAAAGCCCTGTTCAATCCATATGCGCTACTGGCCTTGCTTACGGGATTGGCCCGTGGAATCGGCGCCCTTTCAACGCGTGCCCTGACTCAGGTTGAGCCAATCGAACGAATCCTGTTTTATTACCCGCTCGGAACATTGACTTTCGCCTCGCTGACTTTCTTCTGGACTTGGCCAACAGGCTCACTGGATCAGGGCTGGCCCTACTTGTTGCTGATTGGCGTGCTCTTTATCCCACTGGGCCTTTCATGGTCGATGGCGAATAAGTTCATTCCATCTTACCTCGCAGGCGCCCTTTTCTATTCCTCGATTATCGTGGCTGCCATTGCTGATAACACTATTTGGGACGTCAATTTCACCCCGAAAGTGATCACCGGCATTGTTCTGGTAATTGCCGCAGGCGCGGGGCTGACTGCTTTAGAAGCCCTGAACAATCGTAAGAACCACCAGGCGGGTTAG
- a CDS encoding carbohydrate-binding domain-containing protein — protein MNMISQLRCYIPALALISTLSLTAQTITIDPQTQRFIGSVSDLDRGKYFTLHSGTGDADIQQFYADYNAFEGRGFWGPFSYANQQTGVVGQYPGPISGSSGVRSVRSNYVATEHPSNVIRYNLDTNAAADWVVEYYKDYVSNGSAPEFFEPMNEPFVHAGDAVFQAQQPDAALMRTRMAEWFGAIGQKVDQTPELANMKIIGYSSAWPSMELWDFGHWNSRQKMFMDVAGAHMDAFSTHLYDGVNVTGQSSERSGSNSEAILDIIEAYSFIKWGVVKSHAITEHGGIASGYPAGWNDLEAVQSVSSSNKLIFNLLDRADRMAISIPFITDKSTWHITAANNYEPYGAVLMRPTNLGQPNPTGWVYTPKILFYEMWKDVKGKRVYIHSTHPDIQSHAFADGNKLYVALNNLDDVSQFVNLDFASTLPGIQNVRIKRLKVYEDTPHEFTDTNQSSAPGSITMVADETVVLEYTFQSTPQFSNNFRSQNYYTNKYLQAISANNTISFTFNGVQTGTGLAKLKMGIGRKHDKSKQPIVTVNGTTVVVPNNWKGYDQANRSDFFGVIDIPVPMSLLQSNNTVTVQFPDSGGHLSSLILEVGKYDFTPAANQTPYGGVAHQIPGTIEGKNFDLGGQGVAYHDTHSWNNGGLYRSEGVDLGSGDGDVVVGWTAGGEWLEYTVNANPGVYDIEARISAPSNNRTIIATLDGKLLGTFTLPNTGAWHTYQTISLQGVPIDGGNNQVLRLEFPSGGLNLRSLTFIATGAGTLTTSEDIGSPAIAGNAIQDGADTYTLTGSGSDIWGTWDRFQYAYKNVSGDHELITRVDFLENTNTWAKAGVMFRDSSAGNSKFVMVMVRPDKQVTMQWRDSTGGSAAWNSALLGGTTSIKWLRLVKSGNNFTGYYSTDGVNWTTILTKSVTMTNSPLAGLCLTSHNNGTLSTAVFSNMRVW, from the coding sequence ATGAACATGATATCTCAACTTCGTTGTTACATACCTGCATTAGCCCTGATCTCTACCCTCTCCCTCACTGCCCAAACCATAACCATTGATCCCCAAACCCAGCGCTTTATCGGAAGCGTGTCGGATTTAGATCGTGGCAAATACTTCACCTTGCACTCCGGCACTGGCGATGCCGACATTCAACAGTTCTATGCCGACTACAATGCCTTTGAAGGCCGTGGTTTCTGGGGCCCCTTCTCCTACGCCAATCAACAAACCGGCGTAGTTGGACAGTATCCTGGTCCAATATCCGGCAGCTCGGGTGTGCGTAGTGTTAGATCAAACTACGTGGCGACGGAGCACCCATCCAATGTAATCCGCTACAACCTCGATACAAATGCGGCCGCGGACTGGGTAGTTGAGTACTACAAAGATTATGTCAGCAATGGAAGCGCTCCGGAATTCTTCGAGCCGATGAACGAGCCCTTCGTCCACGCAGGCGATGCTGTCTTCCAGGCCCAGCAACCTGATGCGGCTCTCATGCGGACAAGAATGGCGGAATGGTTTGGAGCCATTGGGCAAAAGGTCGATCAAACTCCAGAACTCGCCAACATGAAGATCATCGGCTACTCAAGTGCCTGGCCTTCAATGGAACTTTGGGATTTCGGACACTGGAACTCGCGACAAAAGATGTTCATGGATGTAGCCGGAGCACATATGGATGCTTTTTCCACTCACCTCTATGATGGAGTTAATGTCACTGGCCAGTCCAGCGAAAGATCGGGCAGCAACTCAGAAGCGATCCTTGATATAATCGAAGCCTACAGTTTCATCAAGTGGGGTGTCGTTAAATCACACGCAATTACGGAACACGGAGGTATCGCATCCGGCTACCCCGCTGGCTGGAATGATCTGGAGGCCGTGCAAAGTGTCAGCTCATCCAATAAGCTTATCTTTAACCTACTGGATCGTGCCGACCGCATGGCCATCTCGATTCCGTTTATCACAGACAAATCGACCTGGCACATCACGGCGGCGAATAACTACGAGCCCTATGGCGCCGTCCTCATGAGGCCAACCAACCTTGGCCAGCCGAATCCAACTGGCTGGGTCTATACCCCGAAAATTCTTTTTTACGAAATGTGGAAAGACGTAAAAGGCAAACGCGTCTATATCCATAGCACTCACCCGGACATACAATCCCATGCCTTTGCAGATGGCAACAAACTGTATGTCGCCCTCAACAATCTGGACGACGTTTCCCAGTTCGTGAATCTAGACTTTGCCTCAACCCTTCCCGGCATTCAAAACGTTCGCATTAAGCGATTGAAGGTTTACGAGGACACACCCCATGAGTTCACGGATACCAATCAAAGCAGCGCCCCCGGAAGTATCACGATGGTCGCAGACGAAACCGTGGTCCTTGAGTACACATTTCAAAGCACTCCCCAGTTCTCGAACAACTTCCGCAGTCAAAACTATTACACGAATAAATACCTTCAGGCCATCAGCGCAAACAACACCATTTCATTTACGTTTAACGGTGTTCAAACCGGAACCGGCCTGGCCAAACTGAAGATGGGCATCGGCAGAAAACACGATAAGTCCAAACAACCCATTGTCACCGTCAACGGAACCACCGTTGTCGTTCCTAATAACTGGAAAGGATACGATCAGGCAAATCGTAGCGACTTCTTTGGCGTCATTGATATTCCCGTTCCGATGAGTCTGCTTCAATCAAACAACACCGTCACGGTGCAGTTTCCCGACTCCGGCGGGCATCTTTCTTCGCTCATTCTGGAAGTTGGTAAATACGATTTCACACCAGCCGCCAACCAGACACCATATGGTGGAGTCGCCCATCAAATCCCGGGCACAATCGAAGGTAAGAACTTTGACCTCGGCGGCCAGGGTGTCGCTTATCATGATACACACTCCTGGAATAACGGAGGACTCTACAGATCCGAAGGCGTTGACCTCGGCTCGGGCGATGGTGATGTTGTTGTCGGCTGGACCGCAGGAGGGGAATGGCTCGAATACACCGTGAACGCAAATCCTGGTGTTTATGACATTGAAGCCCGGATCTCGGCTCCAAGCAATAACAGGACTATCATCGCCACACTTGATGGCAAGTTATTAGGAACCTTTACCCTTCCCAATACAGGTGCCTGGCATACCTACCAGACTATTTCCCTTCAGGGTGTGCCAATCGACGGAGGGAACAACCAAGTGCTCCGACTGGAGTTCCCAAGTGGCGGACTGAATTTGAGATCCCTGACATTCATTGCGACTGGCGCCGGCACCCTGACCACATCGGAGGACATTGGAAGCCCAGCCATAGCCGGCAATGCAATCCAGGATGGAGCTGACACTTACACCCTGACTGGCAGTGGTTCTGATATCTGGGGCACCTGGGATAGATTTCAATATGCATATAAAAATGTCAGCGGAGACCATGAGCTGATCACACGAGTGGATTTCCTGGAAAACACAAATACATGGGCCAAGGCTGGTGTCATGTTTCGTGATTCATCAGCAGGTAACTCAAAGTTTGTCATGGTGATGGTTCGCCCGGACAAACAAGTTACCATGCAATGGCGAGACTCAACCGGTGGCAGCGCAGCCTGGAACAGTGCATTGCTCGGAGGAACAACTTCCATCAAATGGCTTCGTCTCGTGAAAAGCGGTAACAACTTCACTGGCTACTACTCAACCGATGGTGTCAACTGGACCACCATCCTGACGAAATCAGTAACCATGACCAACTCACCCCTCGCTGGACTCTGCCTTACCTCTCACAACAACGGCACATTATCCACCGCTGTCTTCAGCAACATGAGAGTCTGGTAG
- the mutS gene encoding DNA mismatch repair protein MutS, with protein sequence MSKKPAKKETPMMQQYWRYRGEVPEDALLLFRLGDFYEMFHADAEEGARILGITLTQRSGYPMAGIPYHAALSYIPKLLAAGKKVAIVDQVETPQPGKLVKRELTRILTPGTTLEEHQLDANKNHYLLALTSDKKGFHASWLDLSTGDFRIASEENPSALMPLFTSLDPREILLPETVSAGWAHREELRTWHEEFDYFCGTHAVTYQPDYQFEAAAGARSVLDALKVHNLQGFGIEGTHPALASAGAIITYATDTLCSPPQNLRKLSLYRSGESLLLDPATLRNLEVFQSAQHTRQGSLIDAVDATATAAGARLLERWLAAPRLDLEELKRRQQAVQDFLEEPGLSSRVHDSLKTIRDIGRILGRLQNRIRNPRELGGIRDTLDALPGIRETLGEFVGSIAEALRGRVEPFDELRELLDSALNAELPSQISDGGIIKEGYDEERDRLLDLSRNSKQWLADLETRERERTGIEKMKVKYNGAFGYFFEVSKSNLSKVPDDFIRRQTLVNAERFVTEELQNKEREILSADEKSLAREEELFRELVEKILEHADALQDTASALAEIDLFIGWSQIAREWDFCRPELDAESILEIEAGRHPVVEQMMRRDYEGFSGSQSFVPNDTWLSTGEEQIALITGPNMAGKSTYIRQIALIVLLAQVGCWVPAKRARIGLVDRIFSRVGASDELARGNSTFMVEMNETANILNNATERSLIILDEIGRGTSTYDGLSIAWAVIEHLHGETKKGPRTLFATHYHELTQLETSLSRLRNFHVSVKEWNDEIIFVRQVLPGAADRSYGIQVARLAGLPNTVIDRAKTILEELETEGEARPSILEEEAPPKKKAKKAAKVKKEAKQPIAVEQRAAEPAAEIETNREGQLSLF encoded by the coding sequence ATGAGTAAGAAGCCAGCTAAGAAAGAAACGCCAATGATGCAGCAGTATTGGCGTTACCGGGGGGAAGTGCCAGAGGATGCGCTTTTGCTTTTTCGGCTGGGTGATTTCTACGAGATGTTCCATGCGGATGCAGAGGAGGGCGCTCGTATCCTTGGGATTACCTTGACACAGCGTTCGGGTTATCCGATGGCGGGGATTCCCTATCATGCGGCTTTAAGCTACATCCCCAAGCTGCTGGCAGCCGGGAAAAAGGTGGCGATTGTCGATCAGGTGGAGACACCGCAGCCAGGGAAACTGGTCAAGCGTGAGCTGACACGCATCCTGACACCAGGGACAACGCTGGAAGAGCATCAACTCGATGCCAACAAGAACCACTATCTGCTGGCTTTGACTTCAGATAAAAAGGGCTTTCATGCCTCATGGCTCGATCTTTCTACAGGTGACTTCCGCATTGCAAGTGAGGAGAATCCCAGTGCATTAATGCCGCTGTTTACGAGTCTTGATCCCCGGGAGATTCTTTTGCCGGAAACAGTTAGTGCGGGCTGGGCGCATCGCGAGGAGTTGCGGACCTGGCATGAGGAGTTTGACTACTTTTGCGGAACCCATGCGGTGACTTATCAACCGGACTATCAGTTTGAAGCAGCGGCGGGTGCGCGTTCGGTGCTGGATGCCCTGAAGGTGCATAATTTACAGGGTTTTGGCATTGAGGGAACACATCCGGCACTGGCATCGGCAGGCGCGATTATTACTTACGCGACCGATACGCTGTGTTCGCCTCCGCAAAACCTTCGCAAGCTATCGCTTTATCGTAGCGGTGAAAGTCTTCTACTGGACCCGGCGACCTTGCGTAATCTCGAAGTTTTTCAAAGTGCGCAGCATACGCGGCAGGGATCATTAATTGATGCAGTGGACGCCACTGCCACGGCGGCAGGCGCCCGCTTGCTGGAACGCTGGCTGGCGGCTCCGCGTTTGGATTTGGAGGAGCTGAAGCGTCGCCAGCAGGCAGTGCAGGATTTTTTGGAGGAACCTGGTTTGAGCAGTCGGGTTCACGATAGTCTGAAGACCATTCGTGATATTGGGCGCATCCTTGGGCGTTTACAGAATCGCATTCGTAATCCGCGTGAGCTCGGTGGCATTCGTGACACCCTCGATGCACTTCCTGGAATACGCGAGACGCTTGGTGAGTTTGTTGGAAGTATTGCTGAAGCTTTGCGAGGCAGAGTAGAGCCGTTTGATGAACTGCGTGAGTTGCTGGATAGCGCTTTAAATGCAGAGCTGCCTTCGCAGATTTCGGATGGTGGCATCATTAAAGAAGGTTACGACGAAGAGCGTGATCGCTTGCTTGACCTGTCGCGCAATTCCAAACAATGGCTGGCTGATTTGGAGACACGCGAACGTGAGCGGACTGGTATCGAAAAGATGAAAGTCAAATACAACGGCGCCTTTGGCTACTTTTTTGAAGTCAGCAAAAGTAATCTTTCCAAAGTGCCGGATGATTTTATTCGACGGCAGACCTTGGTGAATGCCGAGCGTTTTGTGACTGAAGAGTTGCAGAACAAGGAACGCGAAATCCTTTCAGCGGATGAGAAGTCACTGGCCCGTGAAGAAGAACTGTTCCGGGAGTTGGTCGAGAAGATTCTGGAGCATGCCGACGCGCTTCAGGACACCGCATCTGCATTGGCTGAGATCGATCTTTTCATTGGCTGGTCGCAGATCGCGCGTGAATGGGACTTTTGCCGTCCGGAACTGGATGCGGAATCGATTTTGGAAATCGAAGCCGGACGTCATCCAGTAGTTGAGCAAATGATGCGCCGTGATTATGAAGGTTTCAGTGGCAGCCAGAGCTTTGTCCCGAATGATACCTGGCTTTCCACAGGGGAAGAACAGATTGCCTTGATCACTGGTCCGAACATGGCTGGTAAGAGCACTTATATTCGGCAGATCGCACTCATCGTTTTATTGGCGCAGGTCGGGTGCTGGGTTCCGGCCAAGCGGGCGCGTATTGGCTTGGTCGATCGCATTTTTTCGCGTGTTGGTGCCAGTGATGAGCTGGCCCGCGGCAACTCGACCTTTATGGTCGAGATGAATGAGACTGCGAACATCCTGAACAACGCCACGGAGCGCAGCTTGATCATTCTGGATGAGATTGGTCGTGGTACTTCGACTTATGACGGTTTGTCAATTGCCTGGGCTGTGATCGAACATCTGCATGGAGAGACAAAAAAAGGTCCGCGGACATTGTTTGCGACGCACTATCATGAGTTGACTCAACTGGAAACATCGCTTTCGCGTCTGCGCAACTTCCATGTCTCAGTCAAAGAATGGAATGATGAAATCATTTTTGTCCGTCAGGTTTTACCAGGTGCGGCTGATCGCTCTTACGGAATTCAAGTAGCGCGGCTTGCGGGTCTGCCAAATACTGTGATTGATCGTGCCAAGACGATATTGGAGGAACTGGAAACCGAAGGTGAAGCCCGTCCAAGTATTCTTGAGGAGGAAGCACCTCCTAAGAAGAAAGCGAAGAAGGCAGCCAAGGTTAAAAAGGAAGCAAAGCAGCCGATTGCAGTTGAGCAACGTGCCGCAGAGCCTGCCGCTGAAATTGAAACCAATCGGGAAGGCCAGTTGAGTTTGTTTTAA
- the coaE gene encoding dephospho-CoA kinase (Dephospho-CoA kinase (CoaE) performs the final step in coenzyme A biosynthesis.) — MKIGLTGGIGCGKSTVGRLLEDAGFCRSDSDEIVRDLLRSDEGVVSEVIGHFGEGICADGGGIDRSKLAKIVFNDDSTLKWLESLLHPRVGEIWRARLATQAKQNSVVEIPLLFEKNLENAFDFVVCVFCTREQQLTRLASKGINRQMALARISNQLPLNVKTARADISIFNNGSLDFLKRQTVKLLDVLN; from the coding sequence GTGAAAATTGGACTTACAGGAGGAATTGGCTGCGGGAAATCCACCGTTGGGCGATTGTTGGAAGATGCGGGCTTCTGTCGCTCGGATTCGGACGAAATCGTTCGCGATTTGCTTCGTAGCGATGAAGGAGTTGTTTCTGAGGTGATTGGACATTTTGGGGAAGGCATTTGCGCCGATGGTGGCGGTATTGACCGTTCAAAGCTGGCCAAGATCGTTTTTAACGATGATTCGACGCTCAAATGGCTTGAATCCCTGTTACACCCAAGGGTTGGCGAGATTTGGCGGGCTCGGCTAGCGACACAGGCAAAGCAGAACAGTGTGGTTGAGATTCCGCTTTTATTTGAGAAAAACCTTGAAAACGCGTTCGATTTTGTAGTTTGTGTTTTCTGCACGAGGGAACAGCAGCTTACGCGCTTAGCTTCTAAAGGCATAAATCGTCAGATGGCTCTTGCACGTATTTCCAACCAGTTGCCCCTCAATGTAAAGACAGCCCGTGCGGATATTTCTATTTTTAATAACGGGAGTCTCGATTTTTTAAAACGCCAGACGGTCAAACTTTTAGATGTATTGAACTAG
- the rho gene encoding transcription termination factor Rho, whose amino-acid sequence MSEVEEAQAELEIMDEPAPKKKVARKRAAKKAATKVAKKAAKKATKKAAKKAVKKAAEPPAEASAPVEVPAPAPKPEKEDIPEVFSASPDDIDDYGDVKSRKEREAKEAPVEETPAESGERSEAKGGDESPKQEAQENPSKEGGQQKGGERRHDGSNQGGGRNNRNDRGDRGGNPNDRGNRKNRFDRFKGKKQQHPNQNPNQHQKGNKFKKGGKKSSWQGAAGFAAAADDLDPPSFESLVEWDLFKTEESLDTFISENFDAAAEPLNYNEIYDKTLKELEEAAAEAEVTWDGLPSRSKIVRAFLDKARTDKRPIRVTGTAEILETGYGFLVFERDNLRLKTESPFISAELIKRLGIQRGHKVDALMNAPKEAETCPFVLKVDSLMDRSVEEVQHLTPFTELTPYYPTERIVMESAQGALGKWDNISMRVVDLLSPVGLGQRGLIVAPPRTGKTVLLQGIANAIRVNKPDVHLIILLVDERPEEVTDFKRSVSGAEVVSSTFDESAESHVHAAEMVIEKSRRMVECGKDVIILLDSITRLARAYNTMMPSSGKILSGGVEASALQKPKRFFGSARNIEEGGSLTILGTALVDTGSKMDEVIFEEFKGTGNMELHLDRELSNKRIFPSLSFERSGTRKEELLYHPDEMMKVYALRRAMKGVPSTEAMEMLIGRVKKTKTNAEFLMGMSR is encoded by the coding sequence ATGAGCGAAGTGGAAGAAGCCCAGGCCGAACTCGAAATTATGGACGAGCCGGCTCCCAAAAAGAAGGTGGCACGTAAGCGTGCAGCCAAGAAGGCAGCGACGAAAGTGGCCAAGAAAGCAGCTAAGAAGGCTACAAAGAAGGCCGCCAAAAAAGCGGTTAAGAAGGCCGCAGAGCCACCTGCTGAAGCTTCAGCTCCCGTAGAAGTTCCTGCGCCAGCTCCAAAGCCGGAGAAAGAGGATATTCCCGAAGTCTTTTCCGCTTCGCCTGACGATATTGATGATTACGGTGATGTGAAAAGCCGGAAAGAGCGTGAAGCCAAAGAGGCTCCGGTTGAAGAAACACCAGCCGAGAGTGGAGAACGTTCTGAGGCTAAGGGTGGAGATGAGTCGCCAAAGCAGGAAGCCCAGGAAAATCCATCCAAGGAGGGTGGACAGCAGAAGGGGGGCGAACGCCGTCATGATGGTTCAAACCAGGGTGGAGGTCGAAACAACCGTAATGATCGTGGTGATCGCGGGGGTAACCCTAACGACCGTGGAAATCGCAAGAATCGCTTTGATCGCTTCAAAGGAAAAAAGCAGCAGCATCCGAATCAAAACCCCAACCAGCACCAAAAGGGGAACAAGTTTAAGAAGGGCGGAAAAAAATCGAGTTGGCAGGGTGCAGCCGGCTTTGCTGCTGCCGCCGATGATCTCGACCCGCCTTCATTTGAAAGCCTGGTTGAGTGGGATCTTTTCAAGACCGAAGAGAGCCTTGATACCTTTATTAGTGAGAATTTCGATGCAGCAGCCGAGCCGCTTAATTACAACGAAATTTACGACAAGACCCTGAAGGAGCTGGAGGAGGCTGCTGCCGAGGCCGAAGTCACTTGGGATGGGCTTCCCAGTCGGTCTAAAATCGTTCGTGCATTTCTCGATAAGGCGCGCACAGACAAGCGGCCTATTCGAGTTACTGGAACCGCTGAAATCCTTGAAACAGGCTATGGTTTCCTCGTCTTCGAACGCGATAACCTGCGCCTGAAGACCGAAAGTCCTTTCATCTCTGCTGAGTTGATCAAGCGCTTGGGCATCCAGCGTGGTCACAAGGTGGATGCCTTGATGAACGCGCCCAAGGAGGCTGAGACCTGTCCGTTTGTGCTCAAGGTGGATAGCTTGATGGACCGTTCAGTTGAGGAGGTTCAGCACCTGACTCCTTTTACGGAGCTGACACCTTATTACCCGACCGAGCGTATCGTCATGGAATCCGCTCAGGGAGCTCTGGGTAAGTGGGATAACATTTCCATGCGGGTGGTCGACCTGCTCAGTCCGGTTGGGTTGGGACAGCGTGGATTGATTGTTGCGCCGCCAAGGACGGGTAAAACAGTTCTGCTGCAGGGGATTGCCAACGCCATTCGCGTGAATAAGCCTGACGTGCATTTGATCATATTGCTCGTGGACGAGCGTCCGGAGGAAGTCACGGACTTCAAACGTTCGGTCAGCGGTGCCGAAGTGGTGAGCTCAACTTTTGATGAGTCTGCCGAAAGCCACGTTCATGCTGCCGAAATGGTGATTGAAAAATCCCGTCGCATGGTAGAGTGCGGCAAGGATGTCATCATCCTGCTCGACTCAATCACGCGTCTGGCCCGTGCTTACAACACGATGATGCCAAGCAGCGGCAAGATCCTCTCTGGTGGTGTTGAAGCGAGTGCTCTTCAGAAGCCGAAGCGTTTCTTTGGTTCGGCCCGTAATATCGAGGAGGGCGGTAGCCTGACGATTCTGGGCACTGCGCTGGTTGATACTGGTAGCAAGATGGACGAAGTCATCTTCGAAGAGTTCAAGGGCACTGGTAACATGGAGCTTCATCTTGATCGCGAATTGTCGAACAAGCGTATCTTCCCATCGCTCAGTTTTGAACGTAGCGGAACGCGGAAGGAAGAACTTCTCTATCACCCTGATGAGATGATGAAGGTCTATGCTCTGCGTCGTGCGATGAAGGGTGTTCCATCCACTGAGGCGATGGAAATGCTTATCGGACGCGTCAAGAAAACCAAGACCAACGCCGAGTTCCTTATGGGAATGTCGCGTTGA